The following are encoded together in the Vigna unguiculata cultivar IT97K-499-35 chromosome 2, ASM411807v1, whole genome shotgun sequence genome:
- the LOC114174077 gene encoding GDSL esterase/lipase At2g23540-like — MALKYHTTFALLLLLVNLRFHGNVAAQNGKLAASFIFGDSLVDAGNNNYLSTLSKANVPPNGIDFKASGGNPTGRFTNGRTIGDIVGEELGQANYAAPYLAPNTTGKTILNGVNYASGGGGILNATGSLFTNRLGMDIQIDYFNKTRQQIKKLLGESEARDYLMKKSLFSVIVGSNDFLNNYLLPFVSSGVRVSQNPDAFVDDMINHFRIQLYRLYQLDGRKFVISNVGPIGCIPYQRILNELNDEDCVDLANNLATQYNGRLKDLVAELNDNLPGATFVLANVYDLVSELIVNYRKYGFTTASRGCCGIGSGGQVAGIIPCVPTSSLCSDREKHVFWDQYHPSEAANVILAKQLINGDKRYISPINLRQLIDL, encoded by the exons ATGGCGTTGAAATATCATACAACCTTTGCTCTTTTGCTTTTGCTTGTGAATCTGAGGTTTCATGGAAATGTTGCTGCTCAGAATGGTAAGTTAGCAGCTTCTTTCATCTTTGGGGACTCCTTGGTAGATGCAGGAAACAACAACTATCTTTCAACTCTTTCCAAGGCAAACGTTCCCCCCAATGGAATCGATTTCAAGGCCTCTGGAGGAAATCCAACTGGTCGTTTCACCAATGGAAGAACCATTGGTGATATTGTAg GAGAGGAATTGGGACAAGCAAATTATGCAGCTCCATATTTGGCACCAAACACAACTGGGAAAACCATACTCAATGGAGTCAACTATGCTTCAGGAGGAGGAGGCATTCTAAATGCAACAGGAAGCTTATTC aCGAATAGGCTCGGAATGGATATTCAAATTGATTACTTCAACAAAACAAGACAACAGATTAAGAAGTTGCTTGGCGAATCGGAGGCGAGAGATTACCTAATGAAGAAATCCTTGTTCTCCGTCATCGTTGGGTCCAACGATTTCTTAAACAATTATCTTCTTCCCTTTGTATCCTCCGGAGTGAGAGTTTCTCAAAACCCCGATGCTTTCGTCGACGACATGATCAATCATTTCAGGATCCAACTTTAC AGACTTTACCAACTGGATGGTCGGAAATTTGTGATCAGCAACGTTGGGCCAATAGGATGCATACCTTACCAGAGGATTTTAAACGAGCTGAACGATGAAGATTGTGTGGATTTGGCTAATAACCTTGCAACCCAGTACAATGGTCGATTGAAGGATTTGGTTGCTGAGCTAAACGACAACCTCCCCGGAGCTACCTTCGTGCTCGCTAATGTGTATGATTTGGTGTCGGAACTGATCGTAAATTATCGTAAATATG GATTTACGACAGCAAGTAGAGGATGTTGTGGAATTGGAAGTGGGGGTCAAGTTGCAGGGATAATCCCTTGTGTACCAACATCTAGTTTGTGTTCAGATAGGGAAAAACACGTTTTCTGGGATCAGTATCACCCAAGTGAAGCAGCCAACGTAATACTTGCCAAACAGCTTATTAATGGAGACAAGAGATACATATCTCCAATCAATCTTAGACAGCTTATAGATCTTTGA
- the LOC114173954 gene encoding nuclear pore complex protein NUP58 isoform X1: MSFSLFATPQQQQQPQQSPFQPQQTSLFLTQQQQHQQHQQQQFQPQQQQPQQPQQQLFLFTNDKTPASYSTNWADLHPDSQKILLQIEERILEYRDESQRLDQCSRLYDSSVSNDGFELDAGHIVQELGGISTGMERQKALLQELMSTVKEMLRNTEVAVRSFMLLRPRFLHPSGGSSSATAPSQTPGATIAPGSSGQPINASIVPVFDFYSGLPKKPSPFLQQTILRFEKYLGECHQWIEELEQLLLLDSERNASSNGSSLLQSLPKVMTNVHDFFVHVAAKVESIHQYIESMKSSYLADQRRRGEVNDPFLEADRRETARQEAASKRVHPTLHLPANPQPSTQVAGLFSSSGTQAALPAPQTSAATTSLSSGSGFSLFSTPSSAPSSSALSSLFTTPTPAPGPQTSLFGSATSVPGVASTPSLFGNTTPLFSSTPATNTLFSTPFGSGAATGSGASFGPGSKNPRAKSRTARR; the protein is encoded by the exons atgtcattttcgttGTTCGCCACGCCGCAGCAGCAACAGCAACCGCAGCAGTCTCCTTTTCAACCACAGCAAACTAGTTTGTTCCTTAcgcagcagcagcagcatcaGCAGCATCAGCAGCAGCAGTTTCAACCACAACAGCAGCAGCCGCAGCAGCCGCAACAGCAGTTGTTTTTGTTCACTAACGATAAAACACCCGCTAGTTATAGTACCAATTGGGCGGATCTACATCCTGACTCCCAGAAGATTCTCCTTCAGATCGA GGAGCGGATATTGGAGTATAGGGATGAAAGCCAGAGACTAGATCAGTGTAGTCGTCTTTATGATTCTTCCGTTTCCAACGATGGCTTTGAGCTTGACGCGGGCCATATTGTTCAG GAACTTGGTGGAATTAGCACTGGCATGGAGCGACAAAAAGCTTTGCTGCAGGAACTGATGTCCACTGTTAAGGAAATGCTACGCAACACAGAGGTTGCTGTTCGTTCCTTTATGTTACTACGCCCCAGGTTCCTTCATCCCAGTGGGGGTTCATCAAGTGCCACTGCCCCATCACAGACTCCTGGAGCGACTATAGCACCTGGCTCAAGTGGCCAACCGATAAATGCATCTATAGTGCCTGTTTTTGATTTCTACAGTGGTCTTCCAAAGAAACCATCGCCATTTTTACAGCAAACAATTTTAAGATTTGAGAAGTATCTTGGCGAGTGCCATCAGTGGATTGAAGAGTTGGAGCAGCTGCTTCTTTTGGACTCTGAGAGAAATGCTTCCAGTAACGGATCCTCATTACTGCAATCTCTTCCCAAGGTCATGACAAATGTGCATGACTTTTTTGTTCATGTGGCTGCGAAG GTGGAGAGCATTCATCAGTACATTGAATCTATGAAATCATCATACCTAGCTGATCAGCGTCGCCGGGGGGAGGTGAATGACCCGTTTTTGGAGGCAGATCGGCGAGAAACTGCAAGACAAGAAGCTGCCTCAAAAAGAGTTCATCCAACATTGCATTTACCTGCAAATCCACAACCCTCAACTCAAGTTGCTGGGTTGTTTTCCAGTTCAGGGACTCAAGCAGCATTGCCTGCCCCACAGACATCTGCAGCAACTACATCTTTGTCATCAGGAAGTGGATTCTCTCTTTTTAGTACACCATCCTCTGCTCCATCGTCTTCTGCGTTGTCATCTCTATTTACAACACCAACTCCTGCCCCAGGACCTCAAACCTCACTTTTTGGTTCTGCAACATCTGTACCTGGAGTGGCATCAACTCCCTCTCTGTTCGGTAATACCACTCCATTGTTTAGTTCAACCCCAGCTACAAATACACTCTTTTCAACTCCATTTGGTTCAG GCGCTGCAACAGGATCTGGGGCTAGCTTTGGACCTGGATcg AAAAATCCACGGGCGAAATCAAGAACTGCTCGACGCTGA
- the LOC114173954 gene encoding nuclear pore complex protein NUP58 isoform X2, whose amino-acid sequence MSFSLFATPQQQQQPQQSPFQPQQTSLFLTQQQQHQQHQQQQFQPQQQQPQQPQQQLFLFTNDKTPASYSTNWADLHPDSQKILLQIEERILEYRDESQRLDQCSRLYDSSVSNDGFELDAGHIVQELGGISTGMERQKALLQELMSTVKEMLRNTEVAVRSFMLLRPRFLHPSGGSSSATAPSQTPGATIAPGSSGQPINASIVPVFDFYSGLPKKPSPFLQQTILRFEKYLGECHQWIEELEQLLLLDSERNASSNGSSLLQSLPKVMTNVHDFFVHVAAKVESIHQYIESMKSSYLADQRRRGEVNDPFLEADRRETARQEAASKRVHPTLHLPANPQPSTQVAGLFSSSGTQAALPAPQTSAATTSLSSGSGFSLFSTPSSAPSSSALSSLFTTPTPAPGPQTSLFGSATSVPGVASTPSLFGNTTPLFSSTPATNTLFSTPFGSGAATGSGASFGPGSVK is encoded by the exons atgtcattttcgttGTTCGCCACGCCGCAGCAGCAACAGCAACCGCAGCAGTCTCCTTTTCAACCACAGCAAACTAGTTTGTTCCTTAcgcagcagcagcagcatcaGCAGCATCAGCAGCAGCAGTTTCAACCACAACAGCAGCAGCCGCAGCAGCCGCAACAGCAGTTGTTTTTGTTCACTAACGATAAAACACCCGCTAGTTATAGTACCAATTGGGCGGATCTACATCCTGACTCCCAGAAGATTCTCCTTCAGATCGA GGAGCGGATATTGGAGTATAGGGATGAAAGCCAGAGACTAGATCAGTGTAGTCGTCTTTATGATTCTTCCGTTTCCAACGATGGCTTTGAGCTTGACGCGGGCCATATTGTTCAG GAACTTGGTGGAATTAGCACTGGCATGGAGCGACAAAAAGCTTTGCTGCAGGAACTGATGTCCACTGTTAAGGAAATGCTACGCAACACAGAGGTTGCTGTTCGTTCCTTTATGTTACTACGCCCCAGGTTCCTTCATCCCAGTGGGGGTTCATCAAGTGCCACTGCCCCATCACAGACTCCTGGAGCGACTATAGCACCTGGCTCAAGTGGCCAACCGATAAATGCATCTATAGTGCCTGTTTTTGATTTCTACAGTGGTCTTCCAAAGAAACCATCGCCATTTTTACAGCAAACAATTTTAAGATTTGAGAAGTATCTTGGCGAGTGCCATCAGTGGATTGAAGAGTTGGAGCAGCTGCTTCTTTTGGACTCTGAGAGAAATGCTTCCAGTAACGGATCCTCATTACTGCAATCTCTTCCCAAGGTCATGACAAATGTGCATGACTTTTTTGTTCATGTGGCTGCGAAG GTGGAGAGCATTCATCAGTACATTGAATCTATGAAATCATCATACCTAGCTGATCAGCGTCGCCGGGGGGAGGTGAATGACCCGTTTTTGGAGGCAGATCGGCGAGAAACTGCAAGACAAGAAGCTGCCTCAAAAAGAGTTCATCCAACATTGCATTTACCTGCAAATCCACAACCCTCAACTCAAGTTGCTGGGTTGTTTTCCAGTTCAGGGACTCAAGCAGCATTGCCTGCCCCACAGACATCTGCAGCAACTACATCTTTGTCATCAGGAAGTGGATTCTCTCTTTTTAGTACACCATCCTCTGCTCCATCGTCTTCTGCGTTGTCATCTCTATTTACAACACCAACTCCTGCCCCAGGACCTCAAACCTCACTTTTTGGTTCTGCAACATCTGTACCTGGAGTGGCATCAACTCCCTCTCTGTTCGGTAATACCACTCCATTGTTTAGTTCAACCCCAGCTACAAATACACTCTTTTCAACTCCATTTGGTTCAG GCGCTGCAACAGGATCTGGGGCTAGCTTTGGACCTGGATcggtaaaataa
- the LOC114169310 gene encoding LOW QUALITY PROTEIN: pentatricopeptide repeat-containing protein At3g50420-like (The sequence of the model RefSeq protein was modified relative to this genomic sequence to represent the inferred CDS: substituted 2 bases at 2 genomic stop codons), whose translation MSENESKKKHFVLVHGLGHGAWCWYKLKPLLAYDGHKVTVLDLAASGIDTQKIEDITFSQYSKPLLDLLASLPPTETVVLVGHSFGGITIALAMDKFPEKVSLGVFVAAFAPDTHHKPSYVLEKLTKRDPANGWMDCEISNSGSKTTFLFGPQFLSTTLYQFCSTEDLELAKTLIRKGSLFAEELSEAKNFSQEGYGSVSRAYIVFSEDLIIPKEYQQWMIQNAGIHAVWEINGADHMAMLGKTKDLCSTLLEIAHKYRNXNTCCGXDIACNNYMSKVCFCAAEGHALSLLQKCTTVTSIREARQLHALILTTTTVFNSQSPFMYNNILSMYARCGSLTDSHLMFDKMPRRTVVSYNALLAAYSRASSNHAISALELYIQMENKGLRPSSMTFTSLLQASSLLQHWWFGSSLHAKGFKLGLNDICVQTSLLNMYSTCGDLSSAELVFGDMVDRDDVVWNSLIVGYLKNNKMEEGFWLFITMMRVGFVPTQFTYCMVLNACSHLKDYRSGRLIHAHVIVRNVPVDLHLQNALVDMYCNVGNTRTAYEILSRMECPDLVSWNSMIAGYSENEDGENAMNLFVQLREMCFPKPDDYTYASIISATGAFPSSSYGKSLHAEVIKMGFERSMFVGSTLVSMYFKNHESEAARRVFYAISVKDAILWTEMITGYSKTTDGIKAIRCFFEMVHEGHGVDDYVLSGVLGACADLALSRQGEIIHCYAVKVGYEVEMSVSGSLIDMYAKNGSLEAAYLVFSQVSDPDLKCWNSMLGGYSHHGMVEEALKLFEEILKQGLVPDQVTFLSLLSGCSHRRLVEQGKFLWNYMNRIGLIPGPKHYSCMVNLLSRAALLEEAEEIINKSPYMEDNLELWRTLLSACVINKNFKVGIHAAEEVLRLKAEDGPTLVLLSNLYAAARRWDKVAEIRRNMRGSMLEKDPGLSWIEAKNDIHVFSSGDHSHPEADEVQAELHRLKRNMIRTGNDGRET comes from the exons ATGAGTGAGAATGAGAGTAAGAAAAAGCACTTTGTCCTGGTGCATGGTCTTGGCCATGGTGCCTGGTGCTGGTACAAGCTGAAGCCACTTTTGGCATATGATGGCCACAAAGTCACAGTTCTTGACCTTGCAGCTTCAGGCATAGATACACAAAAAATAGAAGACATAACTTTTTCTCAATATTCCAAACCTTTGTTGGATCTTTTGGCGTCTCTTCCTCCTACGGAAACAGTTGTCCTTGTGGGACATAGCTTCGGAGGGATCACCATAGCCCTTGCAATGGATAAATTCCCAGAAAAAGTATCTCTCGGAGTTTTTGTTGCAGCTTTTGCTCCTGATACCCACCACAAACCCTCCTATGTATTAGAAaag TTGACTAAGAGAGACCCAGCAAATGGATGGATGGACTGCGAGATATCGAATAGTGGAAGCAAAACGACGTTCCTTTTCGGTCCTCAGTTTTTGTCCACTACTCTCTATCAATTCTGCTCCACTGAG GATCTGGAATTGGCCAAGACTTTGATAAGAAAAGGATCACTCTTTGCTGAAGAACTTTCTGAGGCAAAAAATTTCTCCCAAGAGGGTTATGGCTCCGTCTCACGTGCCTATATTGTCTTCAGTGAGGACTTGATAATTCCAAAGGAGTATCAACAATGGATGATCCAAAATGCTGGAATTCATGCTGTGTGGGAGATCAATGGAGCAGATCACATGGCTATGCTTGGAAAAACCAAGGATCTCTGTTCAACTCTTCTCGAGATTGCTCATA AGTATAGAAACTAAAATACTTGTTGTGGCTGAGACATAGCATGCAACAATTACATGAGCAAAGTATGTTTTTGTGCAGCAGAGGGTCATGCTCTGTCTCTACTCCAAAAATGCACCACCGTCACCTCAATACGAGAGGCGCGTCAACTCCACGCCCTCATATTAACTACTACCACAGTCTTCAACTCCCAATCTCCGTTTATGTACAACAACATCCTCTCTATGTATGCGCGGTGTGGTTCACTCACAGACTCTCACCTTATGTTCGACAAAATGCCTCGCAGAACTGTTGTTTCCTACAACGCACTTCTTGCAGCCTATTCTCGAGCATCATCAAACCATGCCATTTCGGCTCTTGAACTGTATATCCAGATGGAAAATAAGGGTCTTAGACCCTCCAGTATGACTTTTACTAGCTTGCTGCAAGCATCTTCCTTGCTTCAACATTGGTGGTTTGGATCATCGCTTCATGCCAAGGGCTTCAAGTTGGGTTTGAATGATATTTGTGTCCAAACTTCTTTACTTAATATGTACTCAACTTGCGGGGATTTGAGCTCAGCTGAATTGGTTTTTGGGGATATGGTTGATAGAGATGATGTTGTTTGGAATTCTCTCATTGTGGGATATCTGAAGAATAATAAGATGGAGGAGGGGTTTTGGCTGTTTATTACTATGATGAGGGTTGGTTTTGTCCCAACCCAGTTCACGTATTGTATGGTTTTGAATGCCTGTAGTCATCTGAAGGATTATCGCTCTGGTAGATTGATTCATGCCCATGTGATTGTTAGGAATGTGCCGGTGGATTTACATTTACAAAATGCTCTTGTAGATATGTACTGCAACGTTGGCAATACGCGAACAGCTTATGAGATTTTAAGTAGAATGGAATGCCCGGATTTAGTTTCTTGGAACTCGATGATTGCTGGGTATTCTGAGAATGAGGATGGAGAGAATGCGATGAATTTGTTTGTTCAATTGCGAGAAATGTGTTTTCCTAAACCAGATGACTATACCTATGCTAGCATTATTTCAGCAACTGGCGCATTCCCATCTTCCAGTTATGGAAAATCTCTTCATGCTGAAGTTATTAAAATGGGATTTGAGAGAAGCATGTTTGTAGGAAGCACTCTAGTGTCTATGtatttcaaaaatcatgaaAGTGAAGCTGCTCGGCGAGTATTTTATGCAATATCAGTGAAGGATGCTATTCTCTGGACGGAAATGATCACTGGTTATTCTAAAACGACCGATGGAATTAAGGCAATTAGATGCTTTTTCGAAATGGTTCATGAAGGCCACGGGGTTGATGACTATGTTCTCAGTGGAGTTTTAGGTGCATGTGCTGATCTTGCACTTTCAAGACAAGGTGAAATAATTCATTGCTATGCTGTTAAAGTGGGGTATGAGGTTGAAATGTCTGTTTCTGGGAGTCTAATTGATATGTATGCAAAAAATGGTAGCCTTGAAGCTGCATATTTGGTATTTTCCCAAGTTTCAGACCCAGATTTGAAGTGTTGGAACTCCATGCTTGGTGGATATAGTCACCATGGAATGGTCGAGGAGGCACTGAAACTTTTTGAGGAGATTCTCAAACAAGGTCTGGTTCCCGATCAAGTGACATTCTTGTCTTTATTGTCTGGTTGCAGCCACCGTAGGTTGGTTGAGCAAGGAAAATTTCTCTGGAATTATATGAACCGCATTGGCTTGATTCCAGGGCCTAAGCACTACTCTTGCATGGTAAATTTGTTGAGTCGAGCAGCATTACTGGAAGAGGCGGAAGAAATTATCAATAAGTCACCTTATATGGAAGATAATCTAGAACTATGGAGAACTTTGTTAAGTGCTtgtgttataaataaaaattttaaagtggGAATTCATGCAGCAGAGGAAGTTTTGAGATTGAAAGCAGAAGATGGTCCAACGCTTGTTTTGCTTTCTAATCTTTATGCTGCTGCAAGGAGATGGGATAAAGTTGCagaaataagaagaaatatgaGGGGATCGATGCTGGAGAAAGATCCAGGGTTGAGTTGGATTGAGGCCAAGAATGACATTCATGTGTTCTCTTCCGGAGATCATTCACACCCTGAGGCTGATGAGGTGCAGGCTGAGTTGCATAGGCtaaaaagaaatatgattaGAACAGGAAATGATGGCAGAGAGACATAA
- the LOC114171652 gene encoding LOW QUALITY PROTEIN: putative inactive methylesterase 20 (The sequence of the model RefSeq protein was modified relative to this genomic sequence to represent the inferred CDS: deleted 1 base in 1 codon), whose translation MQREKKKHLVLIHYGGGHGAWCWYKVAALLKSSGHKVTALDMAASGIHPKQAEELNSISEYYEPLMEFLESLDGEERVILVGHSLGGVGVSLAMEKFPEKIAATVFVSSWMPSPDLSFFTLSQESQARRRSESNSHSKFDDNNSSQPKRSMKFTPEFLASNLYQLSPPEDLTLALSLLRPTRIFGDEEMSGENARVTEEKYGSVKRVYIMCEQDNIILKEYRKSVS comes from the exons AtgcagagagagaaaaagaagcaTTTGGTGTTGATTCAC TACGGCGGTGGCCATGGTGCATGGTGTTGGTATAAGGTGGCTGCATTGCTGAAATCGAGTGGACACAAAGTCACAGCTCTGGACATGGCTGCCTCCGGGATCCATCCGAAGCAGGCGGAGGAGCTGAATTCAATTTCAGAATACTATGAACCTTTGATGGAATTTCTTGAGAGCTTGGATGGTGAAGAGCGTGTGATCCTCGTCGGTCATAGCTTGGGAGGGGTCGGCGTGTCCTTAGCCATGGAAAAATTCCCCGAAAAGATTGCAGCAACGGTATTTGTCAGTTCCTGGATGCCTTCTCCCGATCTAAGCTTCTTCACTCTTTCTCAGGAG TCCCAGGCTCGTCGAAGATCGGAATCTAATTCGCACTCAAAATTTGATGATAACAACAGTAGTCAACCCAAAAGATCGATGAAATTCACACCCGAATTCTTAGCGTCCAATTTATACCAGCTCTCTCCACCTGAG GACTTGACTTTGGCATTGTCATTGTTGAGACCCACTCGCATTTTTGGCGATGAAGAAATGTCGGGTGAGAATGCAAGAGTGACAGAAGAGAAGTATGGAAGTGTGAAGAGGGTATATATAATGTGCGAGCAAGACAACATTATCTTAAAAGAATACAGGAAAAGTGTATCATAA
- the LOC114171638 gene encoding methylesterase 3-like: MEGEKKRRLVLIHGAYHGAWCWYKVSTLLNSAGLQVTSLDMPASGIDPKQVLDITSVSEYVEPLFQFLRSLPAEERVILVGHSFGGLCISLAMESFPHKIAAAVFLTGWMPGPHLSYLSLMQEFKHRLSLKFNLGAKTVSDENTNSDDPKPYMTCDLQNLASNVYQQSPPEDLTLAFSLLRPFPIFGDEDLRENTQLTEEKHGTVARVYIVCEQDKIMEQDFQVSIVERNPPNEVKVIAGADHMPMLSKPQELFSYLQQIADNYY, encoded by the exons ATGGAGGGGGAGAAGAAGAGGCGTCTGGTATTGATTCACGGAGCCTACCATGGAGCCTGGTGTTGGTACAAAGTCTCTACTCTCCTCAATTCCGCCGGACTCCAAGTCACGTCACTCGACATGCCTGCGTCCGGCATCGATCCAAAGCAGGTGCTTGACATCACTTCAGTTTCAGAATATGTTGAACCTTTGTTCCAATTTCTACGTTCTTTGCCAGCAGAGGAACGAGTCATCCTTGTGGGTCATAGTTTTGGAGGCTTATGCATTTCTCTAGCCATGGAATCCTTCCCCCACAAAATCGCTGCTGCGGTTTTCCTTACCGGTTGGATGCCAGGTCCCCACCTCAGCTATCTCTCACTGATGCAAGAG TTCAAGCACAGGTTAAGCTTGAAATTCAATTTGGGCGCAAAGACTGTGTCTGATGAAAATACTAACAGTGATGATCCGAAGCCATATATGACATGTGATCTTCAAAACTTAGCATCCAACGTCTACCAACAATCTCCACCCGAG GACCTGACCCTGGCGTTTTCACTTTTGAGACCCTTTCCCATCTTCGGTGATGAAGATTTGCGAGAGAATACACAACTCACGGAAGAAAAGCATGGAACTGTGGCGAGAGTGTATATAGTGTGCGAACAAGACAAAATAATGGAGCAGGATTTTCAAGTGTCGATCGTTGAAAGAAATCCTCCTAATGAGGTTAAGGTGATTGCTGGAGCTGATCACATGCCCATGTTGTCTAAACCGCAAGAGCTTTTCTCTTACCTTCAACAGATTGCCGACAACTATTACTAG